The following proteins are encoded in a genomic region of Danio rerio strain Tuebingen ecotype United States chromosome 16, GRCz12tu, whole genome shotgun sequence:
- the si:ch73-54f23.2 gene encoding uncharacterized protein LOC107988037 precursor (The RefSeq protein has 7 substitutions compared to this genomic sequence) translates to MHLPRLTVLLISAVLVNGGVVRASSHADLDPGFLQCHDCFFRGSPPQALSDVGLEQRCHRHLTGRPFASLFNTNCQSTVFTALHLSLNNGWGRGEESTEAQEEINDDSHEAIPALYRETSDETPSSSPFLQWDSLTAELIRSSIIAKCSENGGEIYVQNGVGGFNECGGKPMWSALCCAASGGDGSFSFGLVKEGDVKVLSIKALEERIGVTGLFSGGCGEIGHEMEEELASILKKEMNSIETPNSDAQSEEHISKRNTQEAESSESIDEEVNSESSESSLGSDMNIQEDTEEIERSESVLLYILSTIVSLLYAPFSPIVNIATNLPFQLGYVLQEDLAVLASVPVDSFTLVNNLGSGVCSGVSCILNTLYQTGETSVCTMYACLSPLAGSLGLAFQEGFIGTGTLASDAVGIMTGTVGNGFSIIRTVLGSVWDGTVDYLWAVSSEMGHQVSTVGSGIGKLTWRSGKGVGHVLNFGVSIVGGVVENTVDNVLEAFGGSSGESSQLQTPELLTSEVVGE, encoded by the exons ATGCATTTACCCAGACTCACTGTGTTGTTGATCTCTGCAGTGCTGGTTAATGGTGGTGTAGTCCGGGCAAGTTCCCACGCAGATCTCGATCCAGGCTTCCTTCAGTGTCATGACTGTTTTTTCAGGGGCTCGCCTCCACAGGCACTCTCTGATGTGGGTTTGGAGCAGAGATGTCACAGACATCTGACCGGACGGCCTTTTGCTTCACTGTTTAACACCAACTGCCAGAGCACAGTCTTCACAGCACTTCACCTCAGCTTGAATAATGGATGGGGCAGAGGAGAGGAGAGCACG GAAGCCCAAGAAGAGATCAATGTTGATTCCCATGTGGCCATCCCAGCACTTTACAGAGAAACCTCAGATGAGACTCCATCATCCTCACCGTTCCTCCAGTGGGATTCTCTGACAGCCGAGTTGATCCGGAGTTCCATCATAGCGAAGTGTTCAGAGAATGGCGGGGAAATTTATGTGCAGACTGGTGTTGGCGGCTTTAATGAATGTGGAGGGAAACCGATGTGGTCAGCACTGTGTTGTGCTGCTTCAGGCGGAGATGGTAGCTTCAGTTTTGGGCTAGTGAAGGAGGGGGATGTGAAAGTACTCAGCATTAAAGCACTAGAAGAGAGAATTGGTGTTGCAGGTTTGTTTTCAGGAGGCTGTGGTGAAATAGGACATGAGATGGAAGAGGAACTTGCTTCCATTTTGAAGAAGGAGATGAATAGCATTGAAACACCCAATTCTGACGCACAAAGCGAGGAACACATTAGCAAGCGTAACACTCGGGAAGCAGAATCATCAGAATCAATCGATGAGCAAGTGAACTCAGAGTCTTCAGAATCTTCCTTGGGTTCAGACATGAACATTCAGGAGGACACCGAAGAAATTGAGCGCTCCGAATCAGTTCTTCTCTACACTTTGTCCACCATCGTCTCTCTTCTTTATGCCCCATTCTCTCCAATCGTAAACATAGCCACTAATCTTCCTTTCCAGCTGGGTTATGTTCTCCAGGAAGATCTGGCTGTTCTGGCCTCGGTGCCTGTTGACAGCTTCACTTTGGTCAACAATCTGGGATCAGGAGTGTGTTCTGGAGTTTCATGCATCTTGAACACCTTGTACCAGACTGGAGAAACTAGCGTGTGCACCATGTACGCCTGTCTCTCTCCACTAGCTGGCAGCTTGGGGCTGGCATTCCAGGAGGGATTCATAGGAACAGGGACTCTGGCCTCAGATGCCGTGGGTATCATGACAGGAACAGTGGGGAATGGTTTTAGTATCATTAGAACTGTTCTTGGGTCAGTCTGGGATGGCACAGTAGATTACCTATGGGCCGTATCCTCAGAAATGGGCCACCAGGTGTCAACTGTAGGCAGTGGGATTGGCAAACTTACCTGGAGAAGTGGTAAAGGGGTGGGTCACGTGCTTAACTTTGGTGTGTCCATCGTAGGTGGAGTGGTGGAAAATACTGTAGACAATGTTCTGGAAGCTTTTGGAGGAAGCTCAGGGGAGTCATCTCAATTGCAAACACCTGAGTTGCTGACATCTGAAGTGGTTGGTGAATAG